The Penaeus chinensis breed Huanghai No. 1 chromosome 29, ASM1920278v2, whole genome shotgun sequence genome window below encodes:
- the LOC125040451 gene encoding T-cell acute lymphocytic leukemia protein 1 homolog, whose protein sequence is MAETLAGAMPPVPRQVGCGQVTASYAEFFTSLPQSHTPPAQYAHTYPQHHQSHHPQQQQQQHAPQQEVRAGGAAAADFGHSSSPPSGVSVGSCLSQLGQVVSRSSQLVDYGAAFTPVVTANLPPGGASGVSSSTTSSTSTATSKGVAMQQGAYCEEEELPSCAYAHPHLHSLPYLMHGEEGEEEYYPSGSPYRVQRHAANIRERKRMLSSINSAFDELRTHVPTFPYEKRLSKIDTLRLAIAYIALLRELLTSDLDPVTHIEKGLRGELPSDQCHVWNTSDLTARLSWINWENLGVSPTRRSIFSTVGHTADSLAN, encoded by the exons ATGGCTGAGACCCTGGCCGGCGCGATGCCTCCAGTCCCTCGCCAGGTCGGGTGTGGTCAGGTCACGGCCTCCTACGCGGAGTTCTTCACCTCGCTCCCGCAGAGCCACACGCCGCCCGCGCAGTACGCCCACACGTACCCGCAGCATCACCAGTCGCACCAcccccagcagcagcagcagcaacacgcGCCCCAGCAGGAGGTGAGGGCAGGAGGCGCCGCTGCCGCAGACTTCGGCCACAGCAGCAGCCCCCCCAGCGGCGTCTCCGTCGGCAGTTGCCTGAGCCAGCTGGGGCAGGTGGTGAGCAGGTCGAGCCAGCTGGTAGACTACGGCGCCGCCTTCACGCCGGTGGTGACCGCCAACCTCCCTCCAGGAGGAGCCAGCGGTGTGAGCTCCAGCACCACCTCCAGCACCTCCACAGCGACCAGCAAGGGCGTCGCCATGCAGCAGGGCGCCTactgcgaggaggaggagttgccGTCCTGCGCCTACGCCCACCCGCACCTGCACAGCCTGCCCTACCTCATGCACG gcgaagaaggagaggaggaatattATCCATCCGGGTCTCCCTACCGCGTGCAGCGTCATGCGGCCAACATACGCGAACGGAAGAGAATGCTCAG CAGTATAAACTCAGCATTCGACGAGCTGAGGACACACGTGCCGACTTTTCCCTACGAGAAGAGACTCAGCAAGATAGACACTCTACGCCTCGCCATCGCCTACATCGCACTGCTGAGGGAGCTGCTGACGTCAGACTTGGATCCGGTGACGCACATCGAGAAGGGACTGAGGGGAGAGCTGCCCTCGGACCAGTGCCACGTCTGGAACAcgtcag aCCTGACCGCCCGTCTGTCCTGGATCAACTGGGAGAACCTCGGCGTCAGCCCAACTCGACGCTCCATCTTCTCCACCGTCGGACACACCGCGGATAGCCTGGCCAACTga